One region of Solanum pennellii chromosome 6, SPENNV200 genomic DNA includes:
- the LOC107021345 gene encoding signal recognition particle 14 kDa protein — translation MVRLQPDPFLNELTSMFERTTEHGSVWVTLKHSSDKSKAQRNKMKTAGETLEFKCLIRATDGKKNISTMVGAKDHQRFQASYAILLKARLTALKKRERKDKRKATDSDKKMDISKKKSAAAKAST, via the exons ATG GTGCGATTACAGCCAGACCCATTCCTCAATGAACTGACGAGTATGTTTGAGCGAACTACTGAGCATGGTTCCGTTTGGGTTACGCTTAAACACT CTTCTGATAAATCTAAAGCCCAACGGAATAAGATGAAGACAGCTGGTGAAACTCTTGAATTTAAGTGCCTCATCCGAGCAACTGATGGGAAAAAGAATATTTCCACAATG GTTGGAGCAAAAGATCACCAGCGTTTCCAAGCATCTTATGCAATTTTGCTGAAGGCCCGGTTGACTGCACTAAAGAAGAGGGAGAGGAAGGACAAGAGGAAGGCTACTGATTCTGACAAAAAGATGGATATTTCGAAAAAGAAATCTGCTGCTGCTAAAGCCTCTACATGA
- the LOC107021800 gene encoding endochitinase PR4-like: MINFSSRILLIMLLTCTIAIIIIPKLASTQYCGCTEGLCCSRWGYCGSGKAYCGQGCQGGPCYNSSTKYYNHNINNNNNNSNRVSDIVSESFFNGIANQASSNCEGKGFYTRPVFLEALKSYPEFATIGFSDDDNKREIAAFFAHVTHETGQMCYINEINGSSRDYCDMTNSEYPCVSGQNYYGRGPIQLSWNFNYGPAGKDIGFDGLNDPDIVSRDSLISFKTALWYWMNTCQPLLSSGQGFGATIRAINGPLECDGALPEPVSRRVQHYVQYCKQLGVDTGDNLTC, encoded by the exons atgataaatttttcttcaagaattttgtTGATTATGTTATTAACATGTACTATAGCTATAATTATAATTCCAAAATTGGCTTCGACACAATATTGTGGATGTACAGAAGGATTGTGTTGCAGTAGATGGGGTTATTGTGGCAGTGGAAAAGCTTATTGTGGACAAGGTTGTCAAGGAGGGCCTTGTTATAATTCTTCGACCAAATATTacaatcataatattaataacaacaataataatagcaataGAGTTTCTGATATTGTTAGTGAATCATTTTTCAATGGAATTGCAAATCAAGCTTCTTCAAATTGTGAAGGCAAAGGATTTTACACGAGACCTGTGTTTCTTGAAGCTTTAAAGTCTTATCCTGAATTCGCAACTATCGGTTTTTCTGATGATGATAATAAGCGCGAAATTGCTGCTTTCTTTGCTCATGTCACACATGAGACCGGAC AAATGTGTTACATAAATGAGATAAATGGTTCATCTAGGGACTATTGTGACATGACAAACTCAGAGTACCCTTGTGTTTCTGGCCAAAATTATTATGGTAGAGGACCAATACAACTATCATGGAACTTCAACTATGGTCCTGCTGGAAAAGACATCGGATTCGATGGGCTTAACGACCCCGATATTGTGTCTAGAGACAGTTTAATATCATTCAAAACTGCCTTGTGGTACTGGATGAACACTTGCCAACCTCTCTTAAGTTCTGGGCAAGGTTTCGGGGCAACGATTCGAGCTATTAATGGTCCTCTTGAGTGTGATGGTGCCCTTCCTGAGCCTGTGTCTAGAAGGGTTCAACATTATGTTCAGTATTGCAAGCAACTTGGTGTAGATACTGGGGATAATCTCACTTGTTAG